A single window of Dermochelys coriacea isolate rDerCor1 chromosome 14, rDerCor1.pri.v4, whole genome shotgun sequence DNA harbors:
- the LOC119842499 gene encoding LOW QUALITY PROTEIN: olfactory receptor 6B1-like (The sequence of the model RefSeq protein was modified relative to this genomic sequence to represent the inferred CDS: deleted 2 bases in 1 codon; substituted 1 base at 1 genomic stop codon) yields MFFQFNHSLFYYSXTQHMTDRNQRNQTAVTEFILLGFWDLPVLKILLFLMFLVIYMATMVGNILITALVVADQHLHSPMYFFLGNLSCLETCYTSTILPRMLASLLTGDRTISFSGCITQLYFFCALAATECCLLAVMSYDRYLAICKPLHYSTLMNTRFCLQLMAGSWLNGCLATAIFVLFMSHLIFCGPNEIDHFYCDLIPLIKLSCSDSHLIILLDFILSCVFTLPAFLLTLMSYVCIIATILRIPSTTGRQKAFTTCSSHLIVVTIFYGTLMIVYMLPKHETLSVLNKVLSLSYTVLTPAVNPLIYSLRNREVKEALNKAVSKYVAFSKTCRDS; encoded by the exons ATGTTCTTCCAATTCAAT cacagtttgttttattattccTAGACTCAACACATGACAGACAGAAACCAGAGAAACCAAACGGCTGTCACAGAATTTATCCTCCTTGGATTCTGGGATCTCCCTGTCCTGaaaattcttctcttcctcatgtTCCTAGTGATCTACATGGCAACCATGGTCGGGAACATCCTCATCACTGCACTAGTTGTGGCTGATCAGCACCTTCATAGCCCCATGTACTTCTTCTTGGGGAACTTGTCCTGCCTGGAGACCTGCTACACCTCGACCATCCTGCCCCGGATGCTGGCCAGTCTCTTGACTGGGGACAGAACCATCTCATTCAGTGGCTGCATCACACAACTGTATTTCTTTTGTGCTCTGGCGGCTACGGAATGCTGTCTCCTAGCAGTAATGTCTTATGATCGATATTTAGCGATATGTAAACCCCTGCATTATTCAACTCTTATGAATACCAGGTTTTGCCTTCAGTTGATGGCTGGGTCATGGTTAAATGGTTGTTTGGCTACTGCAATCTTTGTATTATTCATGTCTCATTTAATATTCTGTGGCCCAAATGAAATTGACCATTTCTACTGTGATCTCATCCCATTGATAAAACTTTCCTGCAGTGACTCACACCTGATCATATTGCTGGATTTCATACTATCCTGTGTATTCACTCTACCTGCATTTCTACTAACCCTGATGTCCTATGTGTGTATCATTGCCACCATCTTGAGAATCCCTTCCACGACAGGGAGGCAGAAGGCATTTACCACCTGCTCTTCTCACCTCATTGTGGTGACAATTTTCTATGGAACCCTAATGATAGTCTACATGCTACCAAAACATGAAACACTAAGCGTCCTAAACAAAGTGCTCTCTCTTTCCTACACAGTCCTGACTCCTGCAGTAaatcccctcatctacagcctgagaaacaGAGAGGTCAAGGAAGCCTTGAACAAAGCAGTCAGTAAATATGTGGCTTTCTCAAAAACATGCAGAGATTCCTAG